Proteins from one Gimesia maris genomic window:
- a CDS encoding STAS domain-containing protein yields the protein MVDNLEIFEVELSAPNLVVIPQGSTLQFLYSNVQTESNKVLRLFDAPEIKNVIIDLSKVDYLDSIIIGSIIRLLQRARQTGGQAVFCNACENMQNILKCIKVGSLWPLYETREAAVTAINTNS from the coding sequence ATGGTAGATAATCTGGAAATTTTCGAGGTCGAACTGTCTGCACCAAATCTGGTTGTCATTCCACAGGGGTCCACTCTGCAGTTTTTGTACAGTAATGTCCAGACTGAATCCAACAAAGTACTCAGGCTCTTTGATGCGCCGGAAATCAAGAATGTCATTATTGATCTCTCCAAGGTCGATTATCTCGATTCCATCATCATCGGCTCCATCATCCGGCTTCTGCAGCGCGCCAGACAGACCGGCGGCCAGGCCGTCTTCTGTAATGCCTGTGAAAATATGCAGAATATCTTAAAATGTATCAAAGTCGGCAGCCTCTGGCCTCTGTATGAGACCCGGGAAGCTGCCGTGACTGCCATTAATACGAATTCATAA
- a CDS encoding DUF2062 domain-containing protein translates to MLLRSILMLDDSAHSIALGTAIGMFIALTPTVGIQMLMVLCVAFLTRPFFKFNQVASLITVYVSNPLTIVPIYWFDYKIGTYYVGGSMTQKDFARILEFEGFSGWWETVKQLLLEVGSPLIIGSLIVATFFSLMTYPIMLRLLMHFKKQKPADSPDDPETQTVLPSQATDPGQNLKSVHLHSS, encoded by the coding sequence ATGCTGCTGCGTTCAATTTTAATGCTGGATGACAGTGCCCATTCGATTGCGTTGGGGACGGCCATCGGGATGTTTATCGCGTTGACACCTACAGTTGGTATTCAAATGCTGATGGTGCTCTGCGTGGCTTTTCTGACCCGCCCCTTCTTTAAATTCAATCAGGTCGCATCCCTGATCACCGTCTACGTTTCGAATCCACTGACGATCGTGCCGATTTACTGGTTCGATTATAAAATTGGAACCTACTATGTAGGCGGTTCGATGACCCAGAAAGATTTCGCGCGGATTCTGGAATTTGAGGGATTCAGCGGCTGGTGGGAAACGGTGAAGCAGTTGCTGCTGGAAGTCGGCTCTCCCCTGATCATCGGATCGCTGATTGTGGCCACTTTTTTCTCGCTGATGACCTACCCGATCATGCTCCGCCTGTTGATGCATTTCAAAAAGCAGAAACCAGCCGACAGCCCGGACGATCCGGAAACACAGACTGTGCTTCCCTCTCAAGCAACCGACCCGGGGCAGAACTTAAAATCTGTGCATCTACATTCCAGTTAG
- a CDS encoding carbohydrate kinase family protein: MSSPSYDCLCAGIIVADHVCQAIDHLPRPGELVLTDQMELTIGGCASNVASDLARLDRQVAIAGIVGQDVFGCYVEERLIQSGVHCDYLMKSEELPTSGSFVINVQGEDRRFIHSVAANALFTGETVTREQIESSRILYLGGYCLSEELSPENVAEMFRMAKEAGVTTVLDVVTPKPADYWKMLESVLPLSDYFLPNNDEGELITGEADPLAQARAFRKAGAKNVIITCGGEGSILMNAEQTFQSEIYPVNLVDGTGSGDAFVAGFIHGLLEGASPEECLKFGSALGHSCVRATGATAGIFTRGELHDFVGAHDLQVRTI; the protein is encoded by the coding sequence ATGTCGTCTCCCAGCTATGACTGTTTATGTGCGGGCATCATTGTTGCAGATCATGTGTGTCAAGCCATCGATCATCTGCCCCGACCGGGAGAACTGGTACTGACTGACCAGATGGAACTGACGATTGGCGGCTGTGCCTCTAACGTGGCTTCTGATCTCGCCCGACTCGACAGGCAGGTAGCGATTGCGGGCATTGTCGGACAGGATGTCTTCGGCTGTTATGTGGAAGAGCGCCTGATTCAATCAGGAGTGCACTGCGATTACCTGATGAAGTCGGAGGAACTGCCGACCAGCGGTTCCTTTGTCATCAATGTGCAGGGAGAAGATCGCCGCTTCATTCATTCTGTTGCAGCGAATGCCCTGTTTACAGGCGAAACGGTCACACGCGAGCAGATTGAGTCGAGCCGCATCCTGTACCTGGGGGGCTATTGTCTGTCCGAAGAACTGTCACCAGAAAATGTGGCGGAGATGTTTCGGATGGCGAAAGAGGCGGGAGTAACGACGGTTCTGGATGTGGTAACTCCTAAACCGGCAGACTACTGGAAAATGCTGGAGTCGGTATTGCCTTTGAGCGATTATTTTCTCCCTAACAATGACGAGGGTGAGCTGATCACGGGTGAAGCAGATCCCCTCGCACAGGCCCGCGCGTTCCGCAAAGCGGGTGCAAAAAACGTCATTATTACCTGCGGCGGAGAGGGGAGTATCCTGATGAACGCCGAACAGACCTTTCAATCTGAAATTTACCCGGTCAACCTGGTCGACGGAACGGGGAGCGGTGATGCGTTTGTCGCGGGATTCATTCATGGCTTACTCGAAGGAGCGAGCCCGGAGGAATGTCTGAAATTTGGATCAGCCCTGGGACACAGTTGTGTACGGGCGACCGGCGCGACAGCGGGTATTTTCACGCGTGGAGAGTTACATGATTTTGTCGGGGCGCACGACCTGCAAGTCAGAACGATCTGA
- a CDS encoding SGNH/GDSL hydrolase family protein — MNLNLFSRTMALALLTLLTVSTHAAEKTEHNFERWEKSISQFEKQDQDQGIKKGGNLFVGSSSIRMWDLDKYFPEQHVLNRGFGGSEIVDSTHFADRIIIKHEPEVIFLYAGDNDLARKKTAEEVVKDFKKFVAKVHKSLPETRIVFIAIKPSLSRWKLADTIQQANKLIAAQCAKNDLLEFADVWEPMLGEEGKPRPELFKSDGLHMEHPGYLIWKKAVQPYMVKK, encoded by the coding sequence ATGAATCTGAATCTCTTCTCGCGAACCATGGCTTTGGCACTGTTGACACTGCTGACGGTCAGCACCCATGCTGCTGAAAAAACGGAACACAATTTTGAACGCTGGGAAAAATCGATCTCTCAGTTTGAAAAGCAGGATCAGGATCAGGGAATCAAAAAAGGAGGAAACCTGTTTGTCGGCAGTTCCAGTATCCGTATGTGGGATCTGGATAAATACTTCCCCGAGCAACACGTACTCAACCGCGGTTTTGGTGGTTCAGAAATTGTCGATTCCACCCACTTCGCTGATCGAATTATCATCAAACATGAACCAGAAGTGATCTTCCTGTACGCCGGCGATAACGATCTCGCACGCAAGAAAACCGCGGAAGAAGTCGTTAAAGATTTCAAAAAATTTGTCGCAAAGGTTCATAAAAGTCTGCCCGAAACCCGCATTGTCTTCATCGCCATTAAGCCCAGTCTCAGTCGCTGGAAACTGGCGGATACCATCCAGCAAGCCAATAAACTCATCGCCGCGCAGTGCGCCAAAAATGATTTGCTTGAATTCGCCGACGTCTGGGAACCCATGTTGGGTGAAGAGGGAAAACCGCGACCGGAACTGTTCAAATCCGATGGTCTGCATATGGAACACCCCGGCTACTTGATCTGGAAAAAAGCCGTACAGCCTTATATGGTTAAGAAATAA
- the folP gene encoding dihydropteroate synthase, with translation MNIPSPDSPPRQSKSQRIWKCASETLVFSQLPLLMGILNVTPDSFSDGGEATEVESAVRKGLQLVQDGADILDIGGESTRPGADPVPLEEELRRVVPVIEALSAQTKTPISIDTTKAEVARQALQAGAVIINDISGLTFDSAMIPLAAESKAGVICMHIQGTPQTMQENPVYDNVVADLKSWFQMRVQALLEAGVEPERIVLDPGVGFGKTADHNLQILSQISSFQELGFPVLIGHSRKRFLSKLLGRSLEERLAGTIGVSVALANQGVEILRLHDIAANRDAIAAWQAVTSRGTT, from the coding sequence GTGAATATACCTTCTCCAGATTCCCCACCCCGTCAATCCAAATCGCAGCGAATCTGGAAGTGTGCTTCTGAAACACTGGTCTTTAGCCAGTTACCACTTCTAATGGGAATTTTGAATGTCACTCCAGACAGTTTTTCTGATGGAGGCGAAGCCACTGAAGTAGAGTCCGCTGTCAGAAAGGGGTTACAACTGGTTCAAGATGGTGCAGACATTCTGGATATTGGGGGAGAATCCACCAGGCCTGGCGCTGATCCTGTTCCCCTGGAGGAAGAGCTTCGTCGGGTTGTCCCCGTGATTGAAGCACTCTCTGCTCAGACGAAAACTCCCATTTCGATTGATACCACCAAAGCAGAAGTCGCACGACAGGCGCTGCAGGCAGGTGCTGTCATTATCAATGATATTTCCGGTCTGACTTTTGATTCCGCGATGATTCCGCTGGCTGCTGAATCAAAGGCCGGCGTGATTTGTATGCACATCCAGGGAACGCCGCAAACGATGCAGGAAAATCCGGTATACGATAATGTCGTTGCTGATCTGAAAAGCTGGTTTCAAATGCGGGTACAGGCACTCCTGGAAGCAGGTGTGGAACCGGAGCGGATTGTCCTCGACCCTGGCGTCGGCTTCGGCAAGACCGCAGATCATAATCTGCAGATTCTCTCTCAGATTTCGTCTTTTCAAGAACTCGGGTTTCCCGTGTTGATCGGGCATTCCCGCAAGCGTTTTTTATCAAAACTGCTCGGTCGCTCGCTCGAAGAACGGCTGGCCGGTACCATCGGCGTTTCTGTGGCTCTCGCAAATCAGGGGGTCGAAATCTTAAGGCTGCACGATATCGCCGCCAACCGGGATGCCATCGCTGCCTGGCAGGCTGTGACTTCCCGAGGCACAACATAA
- a CDS encoding HD domain-containing protein, whose protein sequence is MPDEENSEQEIIDHPWVQRLRHIHQLQTAWWVFPSAEHMRFQHVLGAMHLASVAIHAWYDSLNSACRNVPSLPYVESLVRLAALLHDVGHGPFGHFFDDHYLDQYGLTHEDIGAHIIEHELGDLIRGIRRNPNGRLKPLEELDPKQVGWLICRPSGDQQSEAGNPDWLCKLRAMFSGIYTVDNMDFVLRDAYMSGYNIRAVDVSRLIHYSFFTAEGLTIHGRGLQALVNFIETRANLFRTIYYHRTVRALDLALEEIFAETMQHLFHGNPLEHLDEYLGFTESSFLVDVGRFKKSSDPAVQDLGERWQGILSRNVEWKMACERSLNFHSGTAVHTSIFSEPELVEKRVRAKLPAKLKQIPLRIDVARHYHRPSGRLPAGGQNFLLDQGTEKTQELHDDELFRALPVSFLIFRIYTRDHLHDFEMTNALNAALGEVSDSKTNM, encoded by the coding sequence ATGCCTGATGAGGAAAACTCAGAACAGGAGATCATCGATCATCCCTGGGTTCAGCGGTTAAGGCACATCCATCAGTTGCAGACAGCATGGTGGGTGTTTCCCTCGGCAGAACATATGCGGTTTCAGCATGTGCTGGGGGCGATGCATCTGGCATCAGTCGCCATCCATGCCTGGTATGATTCACTCAATAGTGCCTGTCGCAATGTCCCTTCACTGCCTTATGTGGAAAGCCTGGTGCGTCTCGCTGCGCTGCTGCATGATGTCGGCCATGGACCTTTTGGTCATTTCTTTGATGATCATTATCTGGATCAGTACGGTTTAACCCATGAAGATATCGGGGCTCATATTATCGAGCATGAACTGGGGGATCTGATCCGCGGGATCCGCAGGAATCCCAATGGTCGGTTGAAACCTCTGGAAGAACTGGATCCGAAACAGGTTGGCTGGCTGATTTGCCGTCCCTCGGGAGATCAGCAGAGCGAAGCAGGAAACCCGGACTGGCTCTGTAAACTTCGCGCCATGTTCAGTGGGATTTATACCGTGGATAATATGGATTTTGTCCTGCGTGATGCTTATATGTCAGGTTACAATATTCGAGCCGTCGATGTATCCCGGTTAATCCACTACAGCTTCTTTACGGCAGAAGGTTTAACAATTCACGGACGTGGATTACAGGCGCTCGTCAATTTTATTGAAACCCGGGCCAATCTGTTTCGTACGATTTATTATCACCGTACGGTTCGCGCGCTCGATCTGGCCCTGGAAGAAATCTTTGCAGAAACCATGCAGCACCTGTTTCATGGGAACCCTCTGGAGCACCTGGACGAGTATCTGGGATTCACGGAATCCTCTTTTCTGGTTGATGTGGGGCGTTTTAAAAAGAGTTCGGACCCGGCGGTTCAGGATCTGGGAGAACGCTGGCAGGGAATTCTTTCACGGAATGTTGAGTGGAAAATGGCCTGCGAACGCTCACTCAATTTTCATTCCGGCACCGCCGTACACACATCGATTTTTTCAGAGCCGGAACTCGTGGAAAAACGGGTTCGAGCGAAACTGCCCGCGAAACTAAAACAGATCCCCCTGCGCATCGACGTTGCCAGGCACTATCATCGCCCCAGTGGCCGTCTGCCCGCGGGAGGCCAGAACTTCCTGCTGGATCAGGGGACTGAAAAGACACAGGAACTGCACGATGATGAGTTGTTCCGCGCACTTCCGGTCAGTTTTCTGATCTTCCGGATTTATACCCGCGACCATCTGCATGATTTTGAGATGACCAATGCACTCAATGCTGCGTTGGGTGAGGTCTCTGATTCCAAGACCAATATGTAG
- a CDS encoding TrkH family potassium uptake protein yields the protein MTLSHLPSRIQFQTHHPRRCRLLRRYEILALLVALIATVILHGLLKITTIVHWELGVIIFAAMLYFTLSLGFRYIWHLSRKEFLRKHAVYVFLSGFWTSSVALIVIFQDLLPDSAPDRLLLILGASEFCVILRSLYESILLIRRVSSRGWNPALIVVSSFLVLISVGTILLMFPSARVQDPTSVNTEGAPFLTALFTSTSASCVTGLIIVPTGTYWSRTGQTIIMFLFQIGGLGILTFGAFFAAAFGRSMQIRESVTFGEMLESHQRGDMRRLLLAILGITIFTELAGAVCLSGLWPEHPWQERIFFSLFHSISAYCNAGFSLMDDNLLGMGHHWQVWGVMPALIIIGGLGFAVNYNFMLYGITHFSNLTVRKPLFHHPTQKVRLTISSRLVFFTTLFLLLGGTIGIYFLESIHGNHEIPFWERLNQAWFQSVTMRTAGFNTVDLGEFQPQSKLFSVLLMFVGASPGSTGGGVKTTVFALSILSVWALLKGRDRVEIMGRTIPPALIHRSLTIISLGMLVLMTSTLLVVLFENRQDIFLDHLFETTSAFATVGVSTGITAKLTTPSHWVIIFTMLIGRVGPLTALIALSNRGPSYRYRYPDESVNLG from the coding sequence ATGACGTTGTCACATCTTCCCAGCCGGATTCAGTTCCAGACACATCATCCCCGCCGATGCCGTCTGCTGCGACGTTATGAAATCCTGGCATTGCTCGTTGCTCTGATAGCCACTGTTATTTTACATGGCCTGCTGAAGATTACCACTATCGTCCACTGGGAACTAGGCGTGATTATCTTTGCAGCAATGCTGTACTTCACACTGAGCCTGGGGTTTCGCTATATCTGGCACCTCTCCCGCAAAGAGTTCCTTCGCAAGCATGCCGTATATGTGTTTCTATCGGGCTTCTGGACCAGCAGTGTAGCCCTGATCGTCATTTTTCAGGATCTTCTACCAGACTCTGCACCTGATCGACTGCTTCTGATCCTGGGAGCTTCAGAATTCTGTGTCATTCTGCGGAGCCTCTATGAATCGATACTCCTGATACGGCGTGTCTCTTCGCGCGGCTGGAATCCGGCGTTGATTGTCGTCTCTTCATTCCTGGTTCTGATTTCCGTTGGAACGATCCTGCTGATGTTCCCCTCAGCCCGTGTTCAGGACCCCACCTCCGTGAATACAGAAGGCGCTCCCTTTTTGACTGCTTTGTTTACCTCTACCAGCGCCAGTTGTGTGACAGGTCTGATAATCGTTCCCACGGGCACTTACTGGAGCAGAACAGGGCAAACCATCATCATGTTCCTGTTTCAGATTGGCGGACTGGGAATTCTGACTTTTGGTGCCTTCTTCGCGGCAGCATTTGGAAGGTCGATGCAAATACGCGAGAGTGTCACATTTGGTGAAATGCTCGAATCTCATCAGCGTGGCGATATGCGACGACTGCTGCTGGCGATCCTGGGGATTACTATTTTCACCGAGCTGGCAGGAGCCGTCTGTCTTTCTGGGTTATGGCCGGAACATCCCTGGCAGGAACGAATCTTCTTCAGCCTGTTCCACTCAATCAGTGCCTACTGTAATGCTGGCTTCAGCCTGATGGACGACAATCTGCTGGGTATGGGCCATCACTGGCAGGTCTGGGGCGTGATGCCGGCATTGATCATCATTGGAGGACTGGGCTTTGCCGTGAACTACAATTTCATGTTGTACGGTATCACTCACTTTTCCAATTTGACGGTACGTAAGCCCCTGTTTCACCATCCGACCCAGAAAGTCAGGCTGACGATTTCATCACGCCTGGTTTTTTTCACGACACTTTTTCTGCTGCTGGGGGGGACCATTGGAATTTACTTTTTAGAGTCGATCCATGGTAACCACGAAATCCCCTTCTGGGAGCGACTGAACCAGGCGTGGTTTCAATCGGTGACAATGAGAACCGCAGGCTTTAATACAGTTGACCTGGGAGAATTCCAACCTCAATCCAAACTGTTTTCTGTGTTGTTGATGTTTGTGGGTGCCTCACCCGGTTCCACCGGCGGAGGCGTCAAAACAACTGTTTTCGCCTTGTCGATCCTGTCAGTCTGGGCCCTGCTCAAAGGCAGAGACCGCGTGGAAATCATGGGGAGAACGATTCCGCCAGCTCTGATTCACAGGTCATTAACCATCATTTCACTGGGAATGCTGGTGCTGATGACATCTACTCTGCTGGTCGTGTTATTTGAAAATCGACAGGATATATTTCTGGACCACCTGTTTGAAACAACCAGTGCCTTTGCAACAGTCGGCGTTTCAACAGGGATTACCGCAAAATTAACAACCCCCTCACACTGGGTGATTATTTTTACCATGCTGATTGGTAGAGTTGGACCTTTGACAGCTCTGATTGCTTTGTCGAATCGTGGGCCCTCCTACCGATACCGATACCCGGATGAAAGTGTGAACCTGGGTTAA
- a CDS encoding potassium channel family protein codes for MIKVAVIGLGRFGTELAKRLGASQVEVIAIDNSDKLVNEVKDDVAIAVRLNATDELALKSQDIDKVDACVISIGENFEAALLTTVILKKLGVPKIICRAQTKFHAEIFTQVGATDVIQPEVQAGAHLARLLANPHLEDYIQVGDGYTMIELITPKEFIGKNLTELSLRSTYSVNVVAIRKRNSPEVEEKTGKLYTTDCVPHPDYQIQESDILLIIGTDQNLLRLPTSNT; via the coding sequence GTGATAAAAGTAGCTGTCATCGGTTTAGGACGATTCGGAACGGAACTGGCAAAACGACTCGGTGCCAGCCAGGTTGAAGTCATCGCCATCGATAATTCCGACAAGCTGGTCAATGAAGTCAAAGATGATGTTGCCATTGCGGTCCGCCTGAACGCGACGGATGAGCTGGCATTGAAAAGCCAGGACATTGACAAGGTGGATGCCTGCGTGATCTCCATCGGCGAAAATTTTGAAGCGGCTCTACTGACAACTGTCATACTCAAAAAACTGGGAGTCCCTAAAATCATCTGCCGCGCTCAGACCAAGTTCCACGCGGAAATTTTTACTCAGGTCGGCGCCACCGATGTCATTCAACCTGAAGTTCAGGCCGGCGCACACCTGGCACGACTGCTGGCGAATCCTCACCTGGAAGACTATATCCAGGTGGGCGACGGTTATACCATGATCGAATTAATTACACCGAAAGAATTCATCGGGAAAAATCTGACGGAACTTTCCCTGCGATCTACTTACTCGGTGAACGTTGTCGCGATTCGCAAACGGAATTCTCCTGAAGTGGAGGAGAAAACCGGTAAGCTTTACACGACGGACTGTGTTCCTCACCCGGACTACCAGATTCAGGAATCAGATATTCTGTTAATCATCGGAACAGACCAGAACCTGCTGCGGCTCCCCACCAGCAATACATGA
- the glpK gene encoding glycerol kinase GlpK — protein sequence MAKYVLALDQGTTSSRSILFNHQGKIEATAQQEFEQIFPSPGLVEHDPDAIWDSQLSTAQRVIEQSGVSLSEIAAIGITNQRETIVLWDRNTGKPVSNAIVWQSRLTAKRCDQLKAEGYEKLFREKTGLVLDAYFSGTKIEYLLNEIEGLREKAAKGEVLFGTIDSFLIWRLTGGEVHVTDPTNACRTLLYNIHTHDWDDELLQVFDIPRSMLPEVKSSSEVYGETAPELFGASIKIAGIAGDQQAATFGQGCFETGSAKNTYGTGCFMLMNTGDKPVPSTTGLLTTIGWSINGKVTYCLEGSVFIAGAAIQWLRDGLQIIQSSEEVEGLASQVEDSGDVFFVPAFVGLGAPYWNQNARGTLIGLTRGSTKAHVARAVLESLAYQSCDVLHAMEEDSGIKLKNLKVDGGAAANQLLMQFQADMLDVPAQRPVVHETTALGAAYLAGLAVGFWHDQNEVTKNWALDVEFQPAMDEQRRTHLYQRWKKAIERSRDWV from the coding sequence ATGGCTAAGTATGTTTTGGCTTTAGATCAGGGAACGACGTCCAGCCGCTCGATACTGTTTAACCATCAGGGAAAAATTGAGGCAACCGCTCAGCAGGAATTTGAACAGATCTTTCCCTCGCCCGGGCTGGTAGAACACGATCCTGATGCCATCTGGGATTCGCAACTCTCAACCGCACAAAGGGTGATTGAGCAGTCCGGTGTCAGTCTCTCGGAGATTGCAGCAATCGGCATTACCAATCAGCGTGAAACCATCGTTCTCTGGGATCGGAATACAGGGAAACCGGTCTCCAATGCCATAGTCTGGCAGAGCCGCTTGACCGCAAAACGCTGTGATCAGTTGAAAGCGGAAGGATACGAAAAACTGTTCCGTGAGAAAACAGGACTGGTCCTCGATGCCTATTTTTCCGGTACCAAAATTGAGTATCTGTTGAACGAGATTGAAGGACTCAGGGAAAAGGCCGCAAAAGGAGAAGTGCTGTTTGGGACCATCGACTCTTTTCTCATCTGGAGGCTGACGGGGGGGGAAGTCCATGTTACCGACCCCACCAATGCTTGTCGAACACTGTTATATAACATCCATACTCATGACTGGGATGATGAACTGCTGCAGGTCTTTGATATTCCACGTAGCATGCTGCCGGAAGTAAAAAGTTCCAGTGAGGTCTATGGAGAAACGGCGCCTGAACTCTTTGGTGCGTCGATTAAAATTGCTGGAATTGCCGGTGATCAGCAGGCTGCAACGTTCGGGCAGGGCTGTTTTGAAACAGGTTCTGCTAAGAATACCTATGGAACCGGCTGCTTCATGCTGATGAATACGGGAGACAAACCGGTTCCCTCCACGACCGGACTGTTGACCACAATTGGCTGGAGTATTAATGGCAAGGTTACTTATTGTCTGGAAGGATCCGTATTTATTGCTGGTGCTGCGATTCAGTGGCTGCGGGATGGTCTGCAGATTATTCAATCGTCAGAAGAAGTAGAAGGTTTAGCATCCCAGGTAGAAGATTCAGGCGACGTATTCTTTGTACCTGCATTCGTGGGGCTGGGAGCTCCTTACTGGAATCAGAACGCACGGGGGACATTAATCGGATTAACGCGTGGCTCTACGAAAGCACATGTAGCGAGAGCTGTTCTGGAATCGCTGGCTTATCAGAGTTGTGATGTATTGCATGCCATGGAAGAGGATTCCGGGATCAAACTGAAAAATCTGAAAGTGGATGGGGGAGCCGCGGCAAATCAACTGTTGATGCAGTTTCAGGCGGACATGCTGGATGTCCCCGCACAAAGACCAGTCGTACACGAGACCACAGCTCTGGGAGCCGCCTATCTGGCAGGGCTGGCGGTCGGCTTCTGGCATGATCAGAACGAAGTGACAAAAAACTGGGCTCTAGATGTTGAGTTTCAGCCTGCCATGGATGAACAGCGGAGAACGCATCTGTATCAACGCTGGAAAAAAGCTATCGAACGATCCAGAGACTGGGTCTGA
- a CDS encoding ammonium transporter gives MNWKHALTGLTASLVVVLAFSQPTLAFDEAEPTEKPAAEATAETQAPAEEAPVEEAPPLSLTEVYYALDNSMLLLCAVLVLFMQAGFAMVESGFNSSKNTINILFKNLMDVCVGVLIYFAVGYGLMYPGDAGNGYFGYAGFGIGEAGDAGPGVLHPQVDFLFQVAFAATAATIVSGAVAGRLKFSSYLIYSVILTGIIYPISGYWKWGGGWLDAMGFYDFAGSIVVHAVGGFAGLAGAIVLGPRIGRFKDGKSVPIPGHNIAQATLGVFILWVGWYGFNPGSQLAFAGTDNTNAVMLIATNTTLAAAAGGFAAMVLGWIMYGKPDISMALNGVLAGLVGITANCDSVTNIEALIIGVVAGLLVVFGILALEKLKIDDPVGAFPVHGLCGIWGGVATGIFGGFDIGVQILGSVVIPVYAFVTMFILFTILKVIGQLRVSEEDELKGLDLSEHGMQAYH, from the coding sequence ATGAATTGGAAACATGCGCTCACAGGCTTAACGGCAAGCCTTGTCGTAGTATTAGCGTTCTCTCAACCCACTTTGGCTTTTGATGAAGCTGAACCGACAGAAAAGCCCGCAGCGGAAGCAACAGCGGAGACACAGGCTCCGGCTGAGGAAGCTCCTGTTGAAGAAGCCCCCCCACTTTCATTAACTGAAGTTTACTACGCACTTGATAACAGTATGCTGTTACTGTGTGCCGTGCTGGTGCTGTTCATGCAGGCCGGTTTCGCAATGGTTGAGTCAGGATTCAACTCATCCAAAAACACAATCAATATTCTCTTTAAGAACTTAATGGATGTCTGTGTCGGCGTATTGATCTATTTCGCCGTGGGTTACGGTCTTATGTATCCGGGTGATGCAGGAAATGGTTACTTCGGTTACGCCGGATTTGGAATCGGGGAAGCAGGAGATGCCGGTCCTGGTGTTCTGCACCCTCAAGTTGACTTCCTGTTCCAGGTTGCTTTTGCAGCGACTGCTGCCACCATCGTTTCTGGTGCTGTTGCCGGTCGACTGAAATTCAGCTCTTACCTGATCTATAGTGTTATCCTGACCGGTATTATTTACCCGATCAGTGGATACTGGAAGTGGGGCGGTGGCTGGTTGGACGCCATGGGATTCTATGACTTTGCTGGTTCAATTGTAGTGCATGCTGTCGGTGGTTTTGCCGGTCTGGCTGGTGCGATTGTCCTAGGACCCCGTATCGGTCGCTTTAAAGATGGTAAGTCTGTTCCCATCCCAGGGCACAACATTGCTCAGGCTACGCTGGGTGTCTTCATCCTGTGGGTCGGCTGGTATGGGTTTAACCCTGGTAGTCAGCTGGCATTTGCCGGAACCGATAATACAAACGCTGTCATGTTAATCGCCACCAACACGACTCTGGCTGCTGCAGCCGGTGGTTTTGCGGCTATGGTTCTGGGCTGGATCATGTATGGTAAGCCTGATATTTCCATGGCACTAAACGGTGTTCTCGCAGGTCTGGTCGGTATTACTGCCAACTGTGACAGTGTCACCAACATTGAAGCTCTGATTATCGGAGTCGTTGCAGGTCTGCTGGTTGTCTTCGGCATCCTTGCACTGGAAAAACTGAAAATCGACGATCCAGTTGGTGCTTTCCCTGTCCACGGACTTTGTGGTATCTGGGGTGGCGTTGCTACTGGAATCTTCGGCGGGTTTGATATCGGCGTTCAGATTCTGGGGTCAGTTGTGATTCCTGTTTATGCCTTTGTCACCATGTTCATTCTCTTCACAATCTTGAAGGTAATCGGACAGCTGAGAGTATCTGAAGAAGACGAGTTGAAAGGTCTGGACCTGTCTGAGCACGGAATGCAAGCATACCACTAG